The Bombus vancouverensis nearcticus chromosome 11, iyBomVanc1_principal, whole genome shotgun sequence DNA window ctgccacaacatattatctttctacttttcttttcttttcttttcttttaatcttttaaagccctaaatcgctggctattttgtatactatatattttgtacactcaattactctgtaagtcataagtacatatgttttacaacgttatttgtcatatttcagttaaaccccagaaaagccagaaatatattttcagcatattttaacgcgcccctggcaaagatctcaaaaacgagttgcggcacaatttaaagcgacaaatagcatcgcgtgtctcgttgtggtaacacacggttcgccagtttttttttttttgatatcggtgactgccatattctcttgagtttccaaatcgtaaagaatctttccccagggattggtcaactgtgtatgtccccatgcgacgtaacttgcttaaggaacacgagccggtgatatgcaggcaacgtataattgattatcattcgctctgaaacgctgaagtaatgaccagtgcagtggtccagtggtcatattgaatgccgctggatatatcagcatttggcaacctaacccagagaagcaggaaatatgaagccaccgaataccaattaacttcgtagttgcacggttcacattccatcatttctgaatatgcgaggacagtcctcttattgtgcttttaattcttttatttgtttcattttcagcaaatatactggttttttaaattaagcttctttttatacagagttacagattatattaattttatatagaatatatttaagaaagatatttaattttttgctagttaagtattgatcgattaagttactgtacctttgttccgataaatgcgtgccatttcctcgaatctaatatcatagcaaatgccaatacctattttgcagcccttcacatcgaacgtcgttagggagttaccaggactgagtgaatcactctctcgaaaagtaatcttattaggaatgtcgatgtcgaatagatgtacctaataacataaaaatgtagtcgctaattctattgctgcaacttttgtaatttaatatcaaagttaccaactcctaaactttaattattttttatttaataactgacagcgtttttatcactttcttttattaaaaaatcttatcatttaataatgtttaaaaaggagaaaaaataagtataataatattttaagtatgtgaaaaatttatacaacaacaaacacattacaacaaaaatgggcgtttcccgtatcataacgtattttataaaccgtaaattatagaattggttatagtatacgtatgtacatatgtatattcctaaattattcctagatagagtcactttcttcaccccaatattttcaaattcaaagccataaaggaatatattacttacctttcggtgttttgctatcaaagttccatcgggaccccaaatagtacaggtattgtacaatttatcgccctctatttcaggcatcgtaccagcaactacatagatgttgttttctttagctgcgttcgatgaagcaacgctcgtttcaccatcaggaatactctcggcgtattttggaaagtactctgcattgcaatatttcaattaatgaaaaataactgtcttctgtttcaaccataaattaaattgaaatgtttgtcagttttttattttctaaattatcaaaataactaagttttatatttcgacttaattaaatatgcaattacttagctaacagtatatataataaattgtttctacaggttcaaaatgaaaaatgaatatttagaaatatttaattacgacaatgctatttgtgttagcatcagtggcttgttactcaacgactttgctagtactttttgaaacataaagttagttttcaattaacacttatactagaggcggaattataaatgcaaaataattgataatactaatttataagtacctaattattagtatcttaaaaaatatatttatacaaaaatcacgataatcatgaaaatggggaaatcctatattctcgaatcaattcacaatttattttgtatattaattagattccgggctcatcagtacgtactcactggcgacatcgagaaaatgtatcggcaattcctcgtacgaccagaggatcggaaatatcaaaggatattatggcgcagcgcgagtggagaaacagaaacatatgagcttaacaccgtaatactcttatcatagaaatagaagcagtcctcaattcccgcccgctaacttctatctccaccgatccaaatgatctcctagccctcactcccggacatttcctcattggcgattcattaatgtgcttacgtgatccagatttcagggacattccatcgaaccgactctccaaatggcagcatatccaacagcttaaacaacatttttggaaccgctggcataaggagtatttgaacgagctaaccaaccgcaataaatggagcaagggtggacacagcatccaaaagggcacaatcgtcatcctcggagaggacaacgttccctccatgcattggcctctgggccgagttatcaaggttcatccaggcgccgatggtgtcatccggacagctacagttcagacggcaaagagcattttggatcggggcgtcaaaaggcttgtcccactgccaattcaacccgatctcgagaaacccgaacaactagccaccgagacgaaataagatgggaacttcaaccacacctcgctagtttgatcggtaccctctcaacgggggggagaatgttacgccatgcggcttaccataggtcatattcttaactatcgattgcggcactataatgtcgcagacggatcgtcgcgtctgcccggcaaacaaacattgtagtggcaagcgcatggttcattaagcagggcgacttccagaaacgtcgactcgtggcccgtattttacctcgcagtaaaagaatgtggcgtgatccgaacgtagtgggggtcgccttccagaaaaaacgaaaaaaatcgaaaggcgttcagaacttttcgagaagtcgaaccgtctaCACATCTgatatgtcgcgcattacttatcaaccaaaacgcagttacatttttttttgttccatttatatctttctagttaataagttgttgaaataaacattaatttatttgtgttaattctgtggaatttcattgaactacccttattatcataatcgaaataaggggatcgatcagttcgtggcgtcgattatttaatcgtaacgggaacttacaactctcgttgacgtgctatctcgcgatcgcgtctctccgcgaacgatcgaaacgcctattttttaacgaacgacgtctcccactagagactttctctcgagagcggctagcatccttttctaaccaccgatatacaaattgaccaattagcagcaatgccaatttcccttactttctgaacgaaggttgtcctcgacgaatccgatttttcctctgcaatatttttaaagctacacatttcgaattttcaattatgccgaaacaattgcgtgacccactctatatattccatacaataaactattttttgcgttttaaagtagttgaatattttattaaaatactctgagcaattctcaggtttctgtgaaaacaagataacccaaatgtagttgtgtttccttcagaattatgcagattttatttgaaatatgtgaggtgtaagtgaccccgacgtgatcgagctaatgagatttcaattaTCGTGATTCTgggcgcgctaacgatatgtcaaacaagaataaaacagttacgaccagtgaaaagtccgcgtgcctttgacgatgccctagaagatagtgctatggttctccttactagagagatagctcgcggcggcgagcatcgcgggcgatgaagaaaaatctaccgcCCTCCAAGGGTGTCTAGAACCTGAGTACTTAGAGCGAATCGAGGACATAGCGTTGAATCCCCCGGCCACCACAATATGATAAACTCAAGGACGAAACacttctctctccttttcctttATTTGTCGGCTCTACATCCATCCCCCTTGCTTACTCAAGTTGTTGTTTGTCTATATACGATTCAGCAGCTATGGAACCACATATGGGCAAGATGGATTGACAGAAAGGAAGCGGAGGATTTTCGCGACGGAGGATGTAATTGAAGGATGAGCGTTGTAATGAATTGGTTTtggtttgtaaatatatttgttatgttCTTGCAGCACTTCTTCTTTGCATTTTCAAGTCCCTTGGACGGCCTTTAGGAGAGAACAAAGACACAAatgataattgtagctgctggctgtagatgtcgctgctagggtactgctgtattttcttttcatttaagaatcgtggaagaaaaatcggactacggtcgccgggatttaagaacccagatcccgaacgttcgtaacttgaggcgctaaccactgcgctgtcgttgtctggtattagttagtgtcgagttgtcgtatttgtgctgtcgagtgccgccacatatgtatgcatttatgaattgagtggtttacgagtaattacaatcgatatacattacaagtaattacaatttattacaaatgactcgctgtgcatattactataacagtcagtactaattctatagatcagcagcattataactttccaataaacaaccgaaaatcacgtcgttgaataataaatgcattcactgtagaacgaaattattattacgaatataagagaaacgatttaaaaaccatgtattttttcatttaaattatttgcatttgcaaagggagatacaaaattttaacaacgttgcaaattataaagacacaaattacagtttcgtgtttaagttattgttcagagtttgttggaatgcaacgatattaatcgcatacagatgaggtgattgatcgaacggattctttccttcgttgttcagcgatatcctcattagcgtgcgttcgtgagatgtaccacggcggctagcacgtgcatgctctttcgagaattcggcggaagaagcgtaggaatatggatggaacattcccgatgggcacgtcgagaagctactagaaggttctgcggcacatgtgacgccacacagacacccacacaggtcacactcattactgcatagagagtggggttcaaaaccttttcaagggccatgggtcactaagccagtcagtctgtgTCTGTGTCTGTGCCAGTCAgtcaactgtctacattccagaacacacacacttataattcctgtaataattgtttaataaatatcacattatattgtttcaacacaaacattgtgtcttccacagattattaatcttaattccaagattaaattctaacagagcttcctaataattatggtacaattggtaaaatgatgattttacatgaaaaaagtaaaaaatatattagataattgaaataacgcgatataaatataattgaaataacatcagtaagaatggatgttttaagctttcgattttgagaaaacaggATATGAATAtgtttagttaaaaagcaatccgtgtttattcgagcattcgcgaagagacgcgatcgcgagaaagcacgtcaacgggagtagtaaattcccgttgcaattagataaccgacgccacgaactgatcgatcccctgatttctgttacgataataggggtggttcaatgaatttaacactgtattaacaggttaatatagcttgtatatttaaaaataatgaatgtaataataaaaacgtcacaaattatttagcgataaatacagttgatatgttataggaattcgacccgactttgcgatatctctcaatgaattcgttagactaagcaatttataacgtttgactcttcagaagggaccgattactcttcgatccttttcgttgtcttctctggaagacgacccccactacgctcggatcacgccaccgttcgcgcctatgatcacgtataccagcttctttatgcggataaaataacgcaccgaaggcgaatagatgtttctggaactcgctgcttgacgacaactatgcgtttatcgctactttgtgtatatctcgacggtcatgtaagacgatctgtttgcgacggttaggaacacggcctatagtaagccttggggcgtaataaacggagagaatagaataatctacaggattatcaacggtgaagtatataaatatactaacgactcagaaaacataattgaagtgagttgcttagatatgaaattattgttaataactaaaagaataatagtacaagttagattagcagagagacaaacgtgattgtgcagtgagtctaggaaacaggataaaatataaaacaaataaaaatggaatatgcaatacgtcctatccaagaagattggataccaactaatgcataataaaagaatgtccgcaatatttggaattaagaacaaaattcttaaaataaacaaccaccatctttatgaacagagaaaattgattattgagactaaagaattttattaagaaacatgacgctcagagcataataactgaagttataataacctgagcacaactcaaaaacttaactatgacccttttgtaataactaacaaacaaacatttcaaacttaattaattataaacaagctacagataatttgaagttaGATATGAAcaagcttaataacaaaattacataaatagaatttttcttatttaaatgcgacagttcgtagtacaaaacaaa harbors:
- the LOC143303324 gene encoding omega-amidase NIT2-A-like encodes the protein MPEIEGDKLYNTCTIWGPDGTLIAKHRKVHLFDIDIPNKITFRESDSLSPGNSLTTFDVKGCKIGIGICYDIRFEEMARIYRNKGCQMLIYPAAFNMTTGPLHWSLLQRFRANDNQLYVACISPARVP